A region of the Sander vitreus isolate 19-12246 chromosome 1, sanVit1, whole genome shotgun sequence genome:
ACAGATGTAATTATCCAAAACGGGATATCGAAGGCTACTTCGGAGGGTAATAGTCGTGCTATTAGGTAGGTTATGTAACTTAGTTGAAACCAACATGAGGGGTGTTTTCTCTCCTGACCCTTGGTAATtgttgagacagctagctaacgttactgtccTCCATTTCATTGCTAGTCTGGGCAGAAGCTAAGCTGGCGTTAGCTAGCGTTCGCTAGTTAGCAATTGATCGTATATCTTAACGTAATCTAATCAATTGAATATTCGACTAACTAATTGATGTTTGCGTTTTATTGAGGCTTTTCTGCACAACTTCTGGTTCTAACACAGAACGCTATCAACGCTGTAACAGTAAGTTAGCTACAGTGTTGTGCGAGGTCCATGGGGTGTTAACGCTGCGTGTCACACTTTCTTGACTCGAGCTTTAATTACCTAACGTTACGTTATCGCAACATTGTACCTTAAGCTGCTTTTGCTGTCACGGTGACAGCGCTtgcctgtgttttctttgtgtctgcAGCAGTCTAGTTTTTACaaacaaaagcagcagaaatggtACGAAGATATCTGAACCTTGTAAACACGACTTCTTGATTTGTGACTATAACGTCGTTATCTCTTCAAAGACAGCTCAGCAGTAATTCAGCTCCTCGTTTTGTTAATTCGAGCCTGTGCTATATTGTTTTCTCAATCAAGAGAAGCCAgcggctatatgtaacttttttttcttcttatactTTTAGATTTAACGTTaggtatttttttatattctcaAATCCATTTCAGATTTTTATTTAGACTTCCAAGATCATCACACAACTTGTCTGTATTGTTTGGGTTCACAGGTAGCTGCAACACACAGGTGACCTACTAATCAGCTCGTATCTCAATTTGTTTTGCTGTTATGGTGGTGACCGCTACCAAAATAAGTTGCACAGTTGCCAGACAAAATTTTGAGAAGCCATTTATATTAAAATCTTCAATGCAGTTCAGTTTACGTTTCATTTAATAACCTGGTTGACCAGGCTTTTATTATTAGGATGTTTTGACTGATGCAACACAGATGCTGGCATAATCCAACCATGCAATTCAACACAGCAAAAGCGCCAAGTAatctaaaataaatcaaacacacAAGCCATTTATCAGATGCTTGTATTCACAAGTGTTTATACTATCGTATACCTTTTTTTAATGGTATACCCAGTGgcaataaaacaatatgttaTGCATATGCAATGCATTAGCCTAAGCAAGCTTAAGTTTAAAGGATATGTTctcaaatgttctgtttttaaaACGATTGTCAGGTGCACATATGCACATTGAAACAGGGTTTGCTTGGTGTTATCATTCCTCCTGTTCACACTGGCCATTAGAGGCCCCTTCCTAATGTGAGACAAGTTCACAGTCCAGTTCAGTGCGAAAATACATTCCAAAATGTACCTGGAGTTAATGAGGTTTCAGCAGTCGGAGTTAGGCAAATCCAGGATCACATAGTTGCCTCTCAAACAAAGGCCTCATCACTTTAAATAATCAAAGGGACTCTGGAAGGACCTCTGTTCTGTGAGGTGACAGCGCTAAATAAACAATGAGCTAATGTGCTGTGAACTTGCAGTTTACTCCCAGTAAATAAGAAGTAGTTATATTTGGTAAATCATGCCTTGTAGTCTCAATtagctctatttttttttttggacagtttTCCAGTAAAGTAAGCCCTTTGATTGATACCTGGAAAACTGTTCTGGGTTTTAAAAAGCTCATTAGAAAAGTTGCCTGGTCccatttttaaaatagtttgcCATTCCTTTTTTGGCTGctacaaagaaaatgaaatacgaCCCCACAGTACTTTATTCTGTTGCATGCACATGTTGCTGTACAGTAGATTTATCTTGTGTCTGTTCTTCATGCAGATTTTGTTCACTCTGTGGTCTTTGTAGGTGTATCCCATATTTTCTGCCCTTATAATAATTAGGagtctgtgtaaatgttttttcccacaatTTACTAAATCTACTGTTCTTCTGTTTCTCGTAGGTATTGTCCAGTGAGCGAGATTCATTGGGATTCTTCTAAACGAATACAAGCCAAGGAGCAAAATGACAGCTGCAGAGAACGTTTGTTACACTCTGATCAATGTGTCATCTGACTCGGAGCCCCCTTCTGAAGTCAGCCTAAAAGCTGATCTAGGTAACGATGCTTAATGTTAACTTGCAAAGATATGTTTCTTAACCTGAATAAACTTTGCTGAGGGGAGATATTCATTTCTAAAATGTCTGTCTCCAACTCAGTACAATGAAGGTGATTGGAATTTAATTTGTGGTCCTCAGTGTTGAAAAATACACGAATCATCAGCAATTTTCATAGGGATTCTTTCTTCAGTAGAAAAATGATTAATTGCTGATCAAAATGCAAGTCACTTAACATCCTCAGTGAAATAACAACACATTCAACAAATTCCTTCTGAAGGGTTTAAGGTGAAGATCTGTAAATACTATAACGCATTTTTGAGGATATTGATGATCACATTCATCCTATTAATAACaagaataattttttttttctacagagaAGGGGGAGATCAAGGCAAAGACTGAAGCCCTGAAGAAGGTCATCATCATGATCCTGAATGGTGAGAAGTTGCCAGGATTGCTGATGACCATAATCCGCTTTGTGCTGCCACTTCAAGACCACACCATCAAAAAGCTGCTGCTGGTTTTCTGGGAGATTGTTCCCAAAACAACCACAGATGGAAAGCTGCTTCAGGAGATGATCCTGGTCTGCGACGCATACAGAAAGGTACGATTAATCGCCACAATCTGTAGATCTGTATATCTATATGTTGGGTATTCGCTCCATCGTTATACACTACACAGCTgggaaaataatgtttataatggcgtaaaaaaaatatatatttaatttaatatatatGGAACTGGTCATAGGAGATGTTAAAATGCATACATCTGATTGCATAGCTGAACACCAGTTTGGCAGGTTTGTGTGACTGCTAAATCCACATGATATCCATCTGTGCTGACTTTATAACGTAATAATAGTATGACAATTGAAATTGTAACTTGGCTAGAATATGTcagtttcattttttatttatttatttatttatatatatatatatatatatttatttaaagtgcccatattatgaaagaaaTCACAAATtcggggtgttattttgtgtctctggtgcttccacacgcatacaaacgttgaaaaaagaacatccatgctgttttgagtgagatacaggtttctgaatgtgtcctgccttcagtatCCGGGTGAGCGGTTCAAAATCGGCAGAATCCTGCTAAGTTAGTAGTACAAGGCtgatcctgccttgtactactgaagttgtagaaacagctagctagatgatgtgatcttacttagctactgcgcatgtgcacctcccaacaaagatgggatagaagtgcgatgcctcactctgtagctaaaacagaaacctgaacacagggtgaaaagacgagctgcagcaatgtgcagtacaacaaaaatatggtgtttattgaaaatgaaaccatgtaaacctattctggtacaacctcaaaataccaatatgaacctgaaagtgagcataatatggccactttaaaaaaaaatccgcAATTGTCACGTAAAATCTCTCTTTTAATTTCAGGACCTGCAGCATCCCAATGAGTTCATCCGTGGCTCCACTCTGCGTTTCCTGTGCAAGCTGAAGGAGTCTGAGTTGCTTGAGCCACTCATGCCAGCGATCCGGGCCTGCCTGGAGCACCGGCACAGTTACGTGCGCCGCAACGCTGTCCTGGCCATTTACACCATCTACAGGTACAAACTGTTAAATATTTGATGTTCAGTTGATGTTCCACatacacactttttttatttatttttttacctcattCCTAAGGGAACAACAAACAGCTGatgatatttatttgtttttaggaACTTTGAGCATCTCATCCCAGATGCTCCAGAGTTGATCCATGATTTTCTCGTCAATGAGAAAGATGCCAGCTGTAAGAGAAATGCTTTCATGATGCTGATTCATGCCGATCAGGTCTGTAGCATATTGTCCTTTTCttactttttatatattgttgtgTGCCACTAGACCCACCTAACTCACATCATGTTATTTACATCTTGCAGGATCGAGCTCTGGATTACCTCAGCACGTGTATTGACCAAGTTCACACTTTTGGCGACATTCTCCAGCTGGTCATTGTGGAGCTGATTTACAAAGTGAGTCGAGGCCTTTTTATTAGTCTAATTTAAGTTTTGTAACACACCACCATATTACCAGATTAGCTTATTTAATGTCTGAACtctttaaaacttttttgtcGTTCTGTTAGGTTTGCCATGCTAACCCCTCTGAGCGTGCCCGGTTTATCCGTTGCATCTACAACCTGCTGCAGTCCTCCAGTCCGGCTGTTAAGTATGAGGCTGCTGGCACTCTCGTAACCCTCTCCAGTGCTCCCACGGCCGTTAAGGTACATCAGCAAGTTTTTGTCAGTGATCCTCCTGTGTaagtcatactgtatatatacagtgctgctcatgagtttaggaacccatgctaaagttgactaaaaagaggaataaaaaaaaaaaatcatcttttggaaattgtctttgtgaatgaatgatgtatcgtaaataaataaatgttcttccttaaaatacagggggcataagtttAGACACCGCTTTGTGCTATTCCCATTCATGttaaatggttttatttcagttagcctaatagctggtttgatttgcattgagagatgattttatggaaagtaccccatgccaatctctaggtatggtgaagggtaggTGATGATGTggagctattttaattccaaaggccacgggaactttatcaggatgcatagtatcctggatccatgaaataactggcctttaaaaatacaaatctgcctgcctctatgggaatttaacataggggtgtactgacttattcccactgtattttaaggaagaacatttatttatttacgatacattattcattcacaaagaaaatttgtgtccttaaagatcggatttttcctatttcttttaattaaggcattaagatcaatttgcaaaagatgattttttttattcctctttttagtcaactttagcatatGTCCTAAactcatgagcagcactgtaggGCACTGATATTGTACTACACTTGACCCAATAGCAGTGATGTCTTTGTTCTTGTGCGGTCTCATAAgcgttgtgtgttttgttggacTCCAGGCTGCTGCCCAGTGCTACATTGATTTAATAATCAAGGAGAGCGACAACAATGTGAAGCTGATTGTTCTTGATCGCCTGATTGAACTGAAGGAGCATCCCACGCACGAGCGTGTACTCCAGGTACGTTGAGTTATTGCAATTAACAACTAAAATGTAATGCCTGATTAACCGCAAACACCACGGCCCTCTATCTCAAAAAGGTTCTTATTAAGAAAGAACACTAACCAAATGTAAGCCCTACTGAAACGAACCTTGTTAGTAGTAGTATTGACGATGTTAGTCCTTTGGTTCATTAATATGACACCACAGCAAAATGTATAAGAAAATATACAGAATTAATAGTTTATAGAGtcaaaagcagcagaaaaagtCAGGAAGATATCAGAATTTAGCATTCATTATGAGACGGCACCAGTTTGATGCACCTACAGTGCACCACTTAATTTGGTTGTcacccatgttttttttatccaggACCTTGTGATGGACATCCTGCGTGTTCTCAGCACTCCTGACCTGGAAGTCCGAAAGAAGACCTTGCATCTGGCACTGGACCTTGTTTCATCTCGCAATGTAGAAGAGGTCCGTGGCATTGCACAGTATATccatgttgttgttattttcatGTCCAGGCATGGACACGGGGGCGGGTGGGATGGCATATACTGCAAATATAGTGACATTGATTTGTTTTCTAGTTGGTGATTGTTTTGAAGAAAGAAGTGATCAAGACAAACAACGTAACAGAACATGAAGACACTGATAAGTACAGGCAGCTGTTGGTGCGCACTCTCCACTCCTGCAGTGTGCGCTTCCCTGACATGGCGGCCAATGTCATACCTGTGGTGAGTTTGCTATTATTTAAGCACATGGGGAAAAAAGAGGCTCTTGAAAACTTACTTCATATTTCATAGCTTTTTGAGAACGACCCAATGGTTGTTTATATGATAAGAGTAAAGTTAGACTTCTCTTTGTGTTATGATTTACAGCTTATGGAGTTCCTAAGTGACACTAATGAGGCAGCCGCCGCTGATGTGCTGGAGTTTGTCCGTGAGGCCATTCAGAGGTTTGACAACTTGAGACCCCTCATCATCGAGAAGATGCTGGAAGTCTTTCACGCCATCAAAACTGTCAAGTAAGGCTTTCTAAGCACATTGAGGGGGACTAATGGGCCTCATTCAGCAATATCTTCCTACGTTTTTTtaagagtgctcttgagtgtgcgtagattctgttcttacctaagaacaaatccTGAATAAGAAAAAGTTGGTGAATGCCAGAATCTTCGTGAAAACtgcgtaagtggggtttaagaacaaatttgttcttaagaacGTTTAGTAAATGAGGCCCAATATGCATTGTCTTGGTTTTTGTCTCTCCCTAATGGTTATAAAAGGCGGGTCCAATTTGGGTTAGCCTAATTGATTTAGATGCATAGGTAAGTCGATCAACGATCAAGTATGTCAGTATTTATTcttatatttattctgtttcatAGACTTGGCTGAGTTTTGTCCTAAGGGCTTAGTAGTATGTCATTACAGGACTATGTAACATTGTGAATGCTCATGACCTTTGTCCCCACTGTCATTTTTCAGGATCTACAGGGGAGCGTTGTGGATCTTGGGAGAATACTGCAGCACCAAGGATGACATCCAGAGTGTGATGACAGAAGTACGCAGGTCCTTGGGAGAGGTATGTTTGTCCGTTATTGTCAGAATTGAATGCAACACAAGCTGACCTGACAGTCCCAACTTAATTAAAATTGTCACAAATATCTGACGTCCGTCTCTTGCGTGGACAGATCCCGATTGTAGAAAATGAGATAAAGAAAGAGACGGGAGAGATGAAACCAGAGGATGAAGTGAGTGCGGCTCCAGCGCAGAAGCTGGTGACAGAGATGGGCACCTATGTGACACAGAGTGCCCTCAGCTCCTCCAGGCCTTCCAAGAAAGAAGAGGATAGGTAAAGATAGCTCATTGTGGGCAAATCGCTGTTTGCCTGCAATATTTCATTGATTGTATGGAGTTTGGTCACCTTACCACCCAGCTCACTCAATAAACCAGGGTTTCcgcagggtcttaaaaagtctaaaatttcaaaatcaaaattgtagtaaagttgtagttctttcttacgctagtccaaatataaatgagaccaacatgcaacttatatgcATATATGCAGCCGATCAGCTTTCGTTTTATTGATGCGagtctctttcggattgtaccacagatataaaacgttttttattcttcagctatggggaagtgcaagtttagcgatactgaatttagggcttagttgaagtcttaaatttcattcataatggtcttaaaaaggtcttaaaaagtcttaaatttgacttggtgaaacctgcagaaactctgatAAACACTGGTTTGGTTGTTCCAGACCTCCACTCAGAGGCTTCCTGATGGATGGAGACTTCTATGTGGCAGCTTCCCTGGCCACCACACTGACCAAAGTGGCCTTGCGCTATGTTGCTATTGTTcaagacaaaaagaaacaaaatgtaagTTGTCCTCGCTTCACACCTTTTGTAAAAATCCTTAAACCAGCGGCCTTGTTTCTCTAATCCCTGCTGTCATGCGGTCTCTCTCAGTCCTTTGTTGCAGAGGCCATGCTGATCATGGTCACTGTGCTGCACTTGGGCAAGTCCTCTTTGCCCAAGAAGCCAATTACAGACGATGATGTGGACCGCATCTCGTTGTGCCTCAAGGTCCTGTCAGAGTGCTCGCCACTTATGAATGACATTTTCAACAAGGAGTGCCGCAGATCCCTGTCACATATGCTGACTGTCAgactggaggaggagaagctGTCACAGAAGGTAATGGTCCTTTGACTCAAGCTGCATCTCATGttgcttaaattgcctcctcaaGTCCTCCACTTGTCTCCCTTCCTCgtgtcttagtccctcccaccgaggaggcgaGGGAGAGACccgaggagagaggcaacgagcaaatgtgttttagaggggtgagacgtcctttcctctgacgCGTCACATGAATtggtcagctgtttgggcggagttagcaactccttcagctgcacggcagaaataagagctttgagacagccatcaccgaggagggacagaataATTTCTGGGtcgaccgaggagtcgaggagctatcaaataagggccaTAGGATGTACCCTCAGAGGGCTGAACTCAATATTTAACCTCCTGACAGTTGGGCACAGCTGAAGCATCAGCACAAGTAGAGGAAGCTAAcacattattttgtgttttttcatatGTTTGGACCCAGCCCTCATTTATCAGTATTGCAAATGTGCGTTTTTATGTTTGTAAAACATGTGATAACCATTTACAAGCCAAataagttgttttttaaaatgtatggcCTCACTATGCCAGATTGATGCATCAGGGCCCTGGTTTCTCCTCATAGGAACATTGTCACTGTAATTTTTGTGTTCATTCTGCACAAAACGTTACTTGAGTTTatctgatttctttttgttacccatttgtttttacatcttTGTTTACTTTTGTAGGTATTTATGGTGTTGACTCTGTTGTGGACTAACTATAGGCCGGATAACCCTAAAAAAATAACCCTACTTGTTTCATATTCTGACCACAGAAAGAGTCTGAGAAACGTAACGTAACAGTGCAGGCAGACGACCCAATCTCCTTCATGCAGCTGACAGCCAAAAACGAGATGGCTTCTAAGGAGGACCAGTTCCAGCTCAGTCTGTTGGCTGCTATGGGCAACACTCAGAGGAAGGAGGCTGCTGATCCCCTTGCTTCCAAACTCAACAAGGTACACCACATGCCCTGCAGAAATCTTTGGAAATTACATTGAGAGAAACAGTACCGTGGGGGACTAATTTTCAGCTTCAGGTATCATTTCTGCTTGGAGATTAGATtgatttttcaattttttttgtaattaatgGTGTTTGTCTCAGAAGGAGATGCTATATTTGATTGCACAGTGGGAAAAAGAGCAGTTGTTCCTGTTCAacattatacatacattataccTGTTCCGTGTTTGGATTTTCCAAATAGCCTACTATTTAGTTGTAGCGTTATTTATGTAAATGTCATTTAATTTGGCCATGGTATAATTGTTTTTCATGCAAGACACTTTATTTTCATTCCGCTGCACTGCTGCTGAAGTCCTTGTCGTGCCCCGTTCGAAAGAGAATCgcaaaaaaccccaaaaaacttTTAATCGCTGTGAGGAAATATTTGCATTCAGTTCATGttgtaattaataattaaatgtaatccaTTTTTGTCGGTTCTAGGTGACCCAGCTGACAGGCTTCTCAGACCCAGTGTATGCTGAAGCCTACGTTCATGTCAACCAGTATGACATCGTGTTGGATGTCCTGGTGGTCAACCAAACCAGTGATACGCTCCAGAATTGCACCCTTGAGCTGGCCACTTTAGGTTAGTCTGGTTTCTTTTCCACCTCACTGGACACAATGTATACGTTCTCTTCTCTATTAATGCTGATCCAAGCCAATCACATTTTGTTTCTCACATTGCACTATGTATGCGTTTTACCAAATGTATCCATCCCACAGGTGATCTCAAGTTGGTTGAGAAGCCTTCACCTCTCACTCTGGCTCCTCACGATTTTGCTAACATCAAGGCCAATGTCAAGGTGGCTTCTACTGAGAATGGCATTATATTTGGAAACATTGGTAAGATAATGATTTTGTGTCTTGTTCTGTTTTGCTCTCTGTAACCAGatgatgttttcttatttgtggggatgtgttttattctttctttccaGTCTATGATGTATCGGGGGCTGCTAGTGACAGAAACTGCGTCGTCCTAAGTGACATCCACATTGACATCATGGACTACATTCAGCCAGCTTCCTGCACCGATGCAGAATTTAGACAGATGTGGGCAGAGTTTGAGTGGGAAAACAAGGTAAGCTTTGCATTTCTACTTTGTGGCCAGTTCCCAGAAACAAACGGTTGTTCTGTAGTTTTCTCTATTATAGGGAACACGATTTACATTtaacaaatcaataaaaaaaaattaaaaaaagcatgaccgttgtagatggtccctaagcaatctttttttgttgtagGTGACCGTGAACACCAACATCACTGATCTGAATGAGTACCTTCAGCATATCCTCAAGTCCACCAACATGAAGTGTCTGACTCCTGAGAAGGTTGGTATGAGATACAGCTGAGCAAAGAAGGCAAATGAGGTTTTAAATCTGGCAGGACTCCGAAAGATTTATGAAATGGGCATTTCAAACTTTCGGAGTTGGTGCACGTTCCGAAGAATAATATGTGGCCTTTGTAGGGCTCCGATTATAACTGTCAGTAATGCATCACCAAGCCGATCATGCTAGATGAAGTGTGTTAatcctgtgttgttgttgttgttgttgttgttgttgttgttgtgctgtGTTCTCAACTATATTCGTCTTACAAACCAGGCACTGTCTGGCTTCTGCGGCTTCATGGCTGCCAACCTTTATGCTCGTTCTATC
Encoded here:
- the copb1 gene encoding coatomer subunit beta is translated as MTAAENVCYTLINVSSDSEPPSEVSLKADLEKGEIKAKTEALKKVIIMILNGEKLPGLLMTIIRFVLPLQDHTIKKLLLVFWEIVPKTTTDGKLLQEMILVCDAYRKDLQHPNEFIRGSTLRFLCKLKESELLEPLMPAIRACLEHRHSYVRRNAVLAIYTIYRNFEHLIPDAPELIHDFLVNEKDASCKRNAFMMLIHADQDRALDYLSTCIDQVHTFGDILQLVIVELIYKVCHANPSERARFIRCIYNLLQSSSPAVKYEAAGTLVTLSSAPTAVKAAAQCYIDLIIKESDNNVKLIVLDRLIELKEHPTHERVLQDLVMDILRVLSTPDLEVRKKTLHLALDLVSSRNVEELVIVLKKEVIKTNNVTEHEDTDKYRQLLVRTLHSCSVRFPDMAANVIPVLMEFLSDTNEAAAADVLEFVREAIQRFDNLRPLIIEKMLEVFHAIKTVKIYRGALWILGEYCSTKDDIQSVMTEVRRSLGEIPIVENEIKKETGEMKPEDEVSAAPAQKLVTEMGTYVTQSALSSSRPSKKEEDRPPLRGFLMDGDFYVAASLATTLTKVALRYVAIVQDKKKQNSFVAEAMLIMVTVLHLGKSSLPKKPITDDDVDRISLCLKVLSECSPLMNDIFNKECRRSLSHMLTVRLEEEKLSQKKESEKRNVTVQADDPISFMQLTAKNEMASKEDQFQLSLLAAMGNTQRKEAADPLASKLNKVTQLTGFSDPVYAEAYVHVNQYDIVLDVLVVNQTSDTLQNCTLELATLGDLKLVEKPSPLTLAPHDFANIKANVKVASTENGIIFGNIVYDVSGAASDRNCVVLSDIHIDIMDYIQPASCTDAEFRQMWAEFEWENKVTVNTNITDLNEYLQHILKSTNMKCLTPEKALSGFCGFMAANLYARSIFGEDALANVSVEKPIHLGPDAPVNGHIRIRAKSQGMALSLGDKINLSQKKSNV